The uncultured Methanomethylovorans sp. genome contains a region encoding:
- the fpoF gene encoding F420H2 dehydrogenase subunit FpoF, whose protein sequence is MVHPKILEVIEHDVCTACGACASACPAGAIIVDTRAEVRDPDNLELYEKGAAPNVCEGCFTCGRVCPVIDGYHEDEFANVKAFFGAKSPIAGQDGGVTSLIIKELLRKGEIDCVVGISRNEKWETELVLMTKPEDVDQTPGTKYTYDSVLQALKEPFAKYDKIAVVGVPCQAHGARLISENVNDKIVVILGLFCMESFYHDVMLNKIIPDIMNLKIEDVVKMNFTKGKFWCHTKDGQEHSVKIPDVAPHARHPCHHCCDYTSVSADISLGSVGTPDGWNSLLIRTDVGQKYFDIVKDTLEIMETPAPPGLDLVKKLTKMKHDANSGHYLEVCEKFSFDDCGIR, encoded by the coding sequence ATGGTTCATCCAAAGATCTTAGAGGTCATTGAACATGACGTCTGTACTGCTTGTGGGGCATGCGCATCAGCATGCCCTGCCGGTGCTATAATTGTTGACACGAGAGCAGAAGTGCGAGACCCTGACAATCTCGAGTTGTATGAGAAAGGTGCAGCACCTAATGTGTGTGAAGGCTGTTTCACATGTGGAAGGGTTTGCCCTGTAATTGATGGGTATCACGAAGATGAATTTGCCAACGTGAAGGCCTTCTTTGGTGCAAAGAGTCCCATTGCAGGTCAGGATGGAGGTGTAACTTCTCTTATCATCAAAGAGCTGCTCAGAAAAGGTGAGATTGACTGTGTGGTTGGTATCTCCCGAAATGAGAAATGGGAAACAGAACTTGTTCTCATGACAAAGCCCGAGGATGTAGATCAGACACCCGGTACCAAGTATACTTACGATTCAGTATTGCAGGCATTAAAAGAGCCCTTTGCAAAATATGATAAGATAGCCGTTGTGGGTGTTCCCTGCCAGGCTCATGGAGCTCGTCTGATTTCAGAGAATGTCAATGATAAGATAGTTGTTATACTGGGTTTGTTCTGTATGGAAAGTTTCTATCATGATGTAATGCTCAATAAGATAATTCCTGACATAATGAATCTTAAGATCGAAGATGTTGTGAAAATGAATTTCACAAAAGGCAAGTTTTGGTGTCATACAAAGGATGGCCAAGAGCACAGTGTTAAAATCCCCGATGTTGCACCGCATGCAAGGCACCCATGCCACCACTGCTGCGACTACACATCTGTGTCTGCAGATATATCCTTAGGTTCTGTAGGTACTCCGGACGGCTGGAACTCTTTGCTTATACGCACCGATGTGGGTCAGAAATACTTCGATATTGTTAAGGATACGCTGGAGATAATGGAAACCCCTGCTCCTCCTGGACTTGATCTTGTAAAGAAACTGACAAAAATGAAACATGATGCCAACTCAGGCCATTATCTTGAAGTCTGTGAGAAATTCTCATTTGACGATTGTGGCATACGTTGA
- a CDS encoding nicotinamide-nucleotide adenylyltransferase, translating into MHMKRAFYIGRFQPFHLGHYSTICTIAEEVDELVIGIGSAQKSHDPENPFTAGERVMMIKHALEDSDVKHYAIPIEDLQRNAVWVSHIVSMSPPFDVVYSNNPLVIQLFRESNMNVMQPPMFNRKGYSGTEIRKKMLEGDEWRQLVPTAVADVIDEIDGVTRLRNVSTKDME; encoded by the coding sequence ATGCACATGAAAAGAGCTTTCTATATAGGGCGTTTTCAACCGTTCCATCTTGGGCACTATTCCACCATTTGCACTATTGCAGAGGAGGTGGATGAGCTGGTAATAGGTATCGGCAGTGCCCAGAAGAGTCATGACCCTGAAAATCCGTTTACTGCGGGTGAAAGGGTTATGATGATAAAACATGCTTTGGAAGATTCGGATGTGAAACATTATGCAATACCTATTGAAGATCTGCAGCGTAATGCTGTATGGGTATCGCACATTGTTTCCATGTCTCCTCCCTTTGATGTAGTGTATTCTAATAATCCTCTTGTGATCCAGCTTTTCAGGGAATCTAATATGAATGTGATGCAGCCTCCCATGTTCAACAGAAAAGGCTACTCTGGAACAGAGATCCGCAAAAAGATGCTTGAAGGCGATGAGTGGCGGCAACTTGTGCCAACTGCTGTAGCTGATGTCATAGACGAGATCGATGGCGTCACAAGGCTTCGCAATGTTTCCACAAAAGACATGGAATAA
- a CDS encoding mechanosensitive ion channel family protein codes for MDKDSILRPSREKLNQVKMKFAHEQLNKAILFFLIVIFPIIAVDMAGRQDMIPVSEVLLKILEGIIVVLLSFGGATLFIRLTINFIMEKFEGIGQQEERILLSKLYIFLIYVLATVIVFLEMGIGIQNVALFLGLSATGFAFAIREVVLSYIIWFMLLTKKPFKIGDYINVAGQEGQVKHIGMFYVVVDASPHTYADYTKIPNRVFIEKPIRNYGSDKFFAEFELYLENISSDIIDRLEIIREKGKGVKGTDPTFNLNSDSDGIKISVEFKTTYEDRDILRDRLLSMMLQELNLTA; via the coding sequence ATGGATAAAGACTCAATTCTCCGGCCATCCAGAGAAAAATTAAATCAAGTAAAGATGAAATTCGCCCACGAACAACTCAATAAGGCGATACTGTTCTTTTTGATAGTGATATTTCCAATAATAGCGGTCGATATGGCCGGACGGCAGGACATGATTCCCGTATCTGAGGTATTGCTAAAAATATTGGAAGGTATAATTGTGGTCCTGCTCTCCTTTGGGGGAGCTACACTGTTCATAAGGCTGACAATTAACTTCATTATGGAAAAATTTGAAGGCATTGGACAACAGGAAGAGAGGATCCTGCTGAGCAAGTTATACATATTTTTAATATACGTATTGGCCACAGTAATCGTTTTTCTCGAGATGGGCATAGGGATACAGAACGTAGCCCTGTTTTTAGGTCTCAGTGCCACTGGTTTTGCATTTGCTATAAGAGAAGTTGTACTATCCTATATAATATGGTTCATGCTGTTAACCAAGAAGCCATTCAAGATCGGAGACTATATAAATGTAGCTGGGCAGGAAGGACAGGTCAAGCATATAGGTATGTTCTACGTAGTAGTTGATGCATCCCCTCATACATATGCAGACTACACAAAAATACCTAACAGGGTTTTCATTGAAAAACCCATTAGAAACTATGGTAGTGACAAGTTCTTTGCTGAATTTGAACTATATTTGGAAAACATTTCATCTGATATCATTGACAGACTTGAAATAATAAGAGAGAAAGGAAAAGGAGTGAAGGGTACAGACCCTACATTCAATCTCAACAGTGATAGCGATGGAATTAAGATTAGTGTAGAGTTCAAAACAACTTATGAAGATAGAGATATTCTTAGAGATCGTCTTTTATCCATGATGTTGCAGGAATTGAACCTGACAGCCTGA
- the pscS gene encoding O-phospho-L-seryl-tRNA:Cys-tRNA synthase has protein sequence MVLDEAALKKFGFIPREPKDAINIDPLQTAGKLTEDARQALLEWGDGYSVCDFCGGVLDLIKKPPIEEFVHSALPEFLNVDAVRITHGAREAKFAVMHSIAQEGDYVVMDEVAHYSSVVAAQRARLNIKKVPHSGSPEYMTDVEGYATAIEEVIKETGKSPALALVTYPDGNYGNITGVQRISKICHDYDVPLLLNGAYAVGRMPVDAKKLGADFVAGSGHKSMASSGPIGLLGVSAEYSDIVFRKSPTNKNKEIELLGCTARGATIMTMIASFPHVVRRVNNWDQEVQNARWFSAKLEEMGIIQKGQNPHNHDLMFFEAPVFYEISQKAKKGRYFLYRELKERNIHGIKSGLTKYFKLSSFQVGRENLQYVVDSFQSIINKYEAEDMAQS, from the coding sequence ATGGTACTTGATGAAGCAGCACTAAAGAAGTTCGGATTTATTCCGCGTGAACCTAAAGATGCGATCAACATAGACCCCTTGCAGACAGCAGGCAAGTTAACTGAGGATGCCAGGCAAGCCTTGCTTGAGTGGGGAGATGGATATTCAGTCTGCGACTTCTGTGGTGGTGTGCTGGACCTTATAAAAAAGCCACCAATAGAAGAATTCGTACATAGTGCACTGCCAGAATTCTTGAATGTAGATGCTGTGAGGATCACACATGGAGCAAGGGAAGCAAAGTTTGCGGTAATGCACTCCATTGCACAGGAAGGAGATTATGTGGTGATGGACGAAGTTGCACACTATTCATCCGTAGTTGCCGCTCAGCGTGCCCGGCTTAACATAAAGAAAGTACCTCATAGTGGCAGTCCGGAATATATGACAGATGTAGAAGGATATGCCACAGCTATTGAAGAAGTAATAAAGGAAACAGGTAAATCACCGGCTTTGGCTCTGGTAACCTATCCTGACGGAAATTATGGGAATATCACTGGCGTGCAACGTATTTCTAAGATCTGCCATGACTACGATGTACCACTGCTTCTAAATGGTGCATACGCGGTAGGCAGGATGCCTGTGGATGCAAAAAAGCTAGGGGCTGACTTTGTTGCAGGCAGCGGCCATAAATCTATGGCTTCATCGGGACCTATTGGCTTGCTGGGCGTCAGTGCGGAATATTCCGACATTGTATTTAGGAAGTCGCCTACCAACAAGAACAAGGAAATAGAACTATTGGGATGCACTGCCAGAGGTGCGACCATTATGACCATGATAGCCTCTTTCCCTCATGTAGTACGACGAGTGAACAACTGGGATCAGGAAGTACAGAATGCTCGCTGGTTCTCGGCTAAACTGGAAGAGATGGGAATAATCCAAAAAGGACAGAACCCACATAACCATGATCTGATGTTCTTTGAAGCACCGGTTTTCTATGAAATATCCCAAAAGGCAAAGAAAGGAAGGTACTTCCTGTACAGGGAACTAAAGGAACGGAACATACATGGGATCAAGTCAGGCCTCACCAAATACTTCAAACTGAGCAGTTTCCAGGTGGGCAGGGAGAACCTGCAATATGTAGTTGACTCCTTCCAGAGTATAATTAACAAGTATGAAGCAGAGGATATGGCTCAGTCATAA
- a CDS encoding flavodoxin family protein has protein sequence MKVVAFNGSPRKEGNTATLIKYVFEELEKEGIETELVYIGGKRTIGCTACMKCYQNKDMKCIFDDDFVNECIRKMVDADGIILASPTYFTDITTEMKALIDRAGFVSKANGDLLKRKVGASVVAVRRAGSLHAFTTMNNFFTISQMIIPGSSYWNIGVGGVPGDVQKDEEGIRTMRTLGQNMAWLMKKIYS, from the coding sequence ATGAAAGTGGTGGCATTTAACGGTAGTCCAAGAAAAGAAGGCAACACTGCAACGCTCATAAAATATGTCTTTGAAGAACTGGAAAAAGAAGGAATTGAAACCGAACTTGTGTATATTGGAGGAAAAAGGACCATAGGATGTACTGCATGCATGAAATGCTACCAGAATAAGGATATGAAATGCATTTTTGATGATGATTTCGTCAATGAATGCATCAGGAAAATGGTAGATGCAGATGGCATTATCCTAGCTTCTCCCACATACTTTACCGACATAACTACAGAAATGAAAGCTCTTATAGACAGAGCTGGCTTTGTATCAAAAGCCAATGGTGATCTGCTCAAACGTAAAGTAGGTGCATCTGTAGTAGCAGTACGCAGGGCAGGTTCGCTCCATGCTTTCACCACCATGAACAATTTCTTTACCATCAGTCAAATGATCATACCAGGTTCAAGCTACTGGAACATAGGTGTTGGAGGTGTTCCGGGAGATGTACAAAAAGATGAAGAAGGCATCCGTACAATGCGAACCCTGGGACAAAATATGGCATGGTTGATGAAAAAAATTTACAGTTAA
- a CDS encoding DNA-directed RNA polymerase subunit L, producing MELKIIDKTEDEMHLEIKGETHTLLNMLKSVLLEDARIHTASYDMKHVSISEPILYIKTDGTDPIIIIKEAAEVLASRCEEFLSVFGKAVEV from the coding sequence ATGGAACTAAAAATCATAGACAAGACAGAAGATGAGATGCACCTTGAAATAAAAGGCGAGACGCATACTCTTCTTAATATGCTGAAATCTGTGTTACTGGAAGACGCAAGAATACATACTGCTTCTTATGACATGAAACATGTGTCTATAAGTGAACCAATACTATATATAAAAACAGATGGCACAGATCCGATAATAATTATAAAAGAAGCTGCAGAAGTACTTGCTTCACGATGTGAAGAGTTCCTTAGCGTTTTTGGCAAAGCCGTGGAAGTATAA
- a CDS encoding exosome complex RNA-binding protein Csl4, with translation MDQKVTEEKRVEATRVVKAPRRSSVKPSKKEKEEENMDEGEMVFVMPGEIIGTTEEFSPGVGTFLHVADIHAASTGVLKVNKKSRIISVVPSTKYPPSIAIGNIVIGAIIGLRESVALVEIAAIKGEGEREFKKVGTAAVHVSNVKDSYCKRLDEEFAVGDIIKAKVLNTENMRLSTAEKELGVMKAQCSNCRTVMVKDDNKLKCPECGRVERRKLSSDYGTGIV, from the coding sequence ATGGATCAAAAGGTGACCGAGGAAAAGAGAGTGGAGGCAACTAGAGTTGTCAAAGCGCCTAGACGCAGCAGTGTAAAGCCTTCGAAGAAAGAGAAAGAGGAAGAGAACATGGATGAAGGGGAAATGGTTTTTGTTATGCCTGGAGAGATTATTGGTACGACTGAAGAGTTTAGTCCAGGTGTAGGGACGTTCCTGCATGTTGCAGATATCCATGCCGCCTCTACGGGTGTTTTGAAAGTAAATAAGAAATCACGCATTATATCTGTCGTACCAAGCACCAAGTATCCACCGTCTATTGCCATTGGTAATATTGTAATTGGTGCCATAATAGGACTTAGAGAAAGTGTCGCTCTTGTTGAGATCGCTGCCATAAAAGGTGAAGGAGAGCGTGAATTCAAGAAAGTAGGAACTGCTGCCGTGCATGTATCAAATGTTAAAGATTCCTACTGCAAGAGACTAGACGAGGAATTTGCGGTAGGAGATATAATTAAAGCAAAGGTTCTGAACACTGAGAACATGCGGCTTAGTACCGCAGAGAAGGAACTTGGCGTAATGAAAGCTCAGTGCTCCAACTGCCGTACTGTTATGGTTAAGGACGATAACAAACTTAAATGCCCAGAATGTGGAAGAGTGGAAAGACGTAAACTTTCATCTGATTACGGAACTGGAATTGTATAA
- a CDS encoding METTL5 family protein, with protein MKQRKLEIMLEKVKGFEKPDVNLEQYATPAPIAAEVLHFAFMHGDLQGTVYDLGCGTGILAIGAKLLGAEKVVGFDLDPSALEIARQNASMMEIDVEFVQCDISGVPEHADTVIMNPPFGAQSKGNDRPFLSTALRVADVTYSVHNCGSYRFIKSFIEPATISDWYETGFPIKRTFKFHKKDVELVKVEIYRIVRCDGSI; from the coding sequence ATGAAGCAGAGAAAACTTGAAATTATGCTGGAAAAGGTAAAGGGATTTGAAAAACCCGATGTCAACCTTGAGCAATATGCTACACCCGCCCCCATAGCTGCAGAAGTATTGCATTTTGCATTCATGCATGGCGATCTGCAAGGTACGGTATATGACCTAGGATGTGGCACCGGTATCCTTGCCATTGGTGCAAAGCTTTTAGGTGCAGAGAAAGTTGTTGGTTTTGATCTTGACCCCAGTGCTCTGGAGATAGCAAGACAGAACGCATCCATGATGGAAATTGATGTGGAGTTTGTGCAATGTGATATCTCGGGTGTACCGGAACATGCAGATACTGTTATAATGAATCCGCCTTTTGGAGCACAGTCCAAGGGTAATGATAGGCCTTTCCTTTCGACAGCCCTGAGAGTTGCAGATGTGACATATTCTGTACACAATTGCGGAAGTTACAGATTCATTAAGAGTTTCATAGAACCTGCAACTATTAGTGATTGGTATGAAACCGGTTTTCCTATAAAACGAACATTTAAATTTCATAAAAAAGATGTAGAATTGGTTAAGGTTGAGATCTACCGGATAGTCCGGTGTGATGGCAGCATATAA
- the dph2 gene encoding diphthamide biosynthesis enzyme Dph2, with translation MADTEAFDFQIARIISIIRDTNAKIVGLQFPEGFKRRATGIAREIEEETNAQILISGNPCFGACDVDVDLVRQVDILFHFGHAVLDDSSYVRNVYFIEVRSNAGVEEVVNKSLEMLKGQRIGLITTVQHVHKLLKACEILQSHGKVCVIGKGDAKIAYPGQVLGCNFSSARTELCDEYLYIGSGYFHPMGVALSTGRRVLIADPFVNEIRELDISKVLKQRSAVIGKSLDANLFGIIVCSKPGQKRMTLALKLQEMARKHGKDAHIIMMDLVTPDQLLQFKVDAFVNTACPRLAIDEVGRFNAPMLTPPELEIVLGEKEWEDLVFDEITT, from the coding sequence TTGGCAGACACTGAGGCATTTGATTTCCAGATAGCAAGGATAATTAGCATAATAAGAGATACAAATGCAAAGATAGTGGGCTTACAGTTCCCTGAGGGCTTTAAGCGCAGAGCTACAGGAATAGCTCGCGAGATCGAAGAAGAAACAAATGCGCAGATATTGATATCCGGTAATCCATGTTTTGGGGCATGTGATGTGGATGTTGATCTTGTACGTCAGGTGGATATACTGTTCCATTTTGGACATGCTGTGCTTGATGACAGCAGTTATGTAAGAAATGTGTATTTCATTGAGGTCAGGTCCAATGCTGGAGTAGAGGAAGTGGTGAATAAGTCTCTAGAAATGCTTAAGGGTCAGAGGATCGGCCTCATTACCACGGTTCAGCATGTGCATAAGCTTCTGAAAGCATGTGAAATTTTGCAATCCCATGGCAAAGTGTGCGTAATCGGAAAGGGAGATGCAAAAATAGCATACCCTGGACAGGTACTAGGATGTAATTTTTCCTCAGCAAGGACTGAGCTGTGTGATGAATATCTGTATATAGGCAGTGGTTATTTCCACCCCATGGGTGTGGCATTATCTACAGGAAGAAGAGTTCTAATAGCTGACCCCTTTGTAAATGAGATAAGAGAACTGGACATTTCAAAGGTCCTTAAACAACGCAGTGCCGTCATTGGAAAATCCCTGGATGCTAATCTTTTTGGAATAATCGTATGTTCTAAACCCGGACAGAAACGTATGACACTTGCCCTGAAGTTGCAGGAAATGGCACGTAAGCATGGTAAAGATGCCCATATTATAATGATGGATCTTGTGACCCCTGACCAGTTACTACAGTTCAAAGTGGATGCTTTTGTAAACACTGCATGTCCAAGGCTTGCTATTGATGAAGTTGGCCGCTTCAATGCTCCAATGCTTACTCCCCCGGAACTTGAGATAGTGCTTGGCGAGAAAGAATGGGAAGATTTGGTATTTGATGAGATCACAACCTGA
- the hpt gene encoding hypoxanthine/guanine phosphoribosyltransferase, which produces MLEILQNSFKGIPIVKRGDYSYFIHPISDGVPALEPELLEEIAEFIMERADLDVDRILTIEAMGIPLATTVSLMTDIPFAIVRKRKYELDGEVLLSQNTGYSKGELYINGIKKGDRVLIIDDVISTGGTLLALVKALKNIGAIIAGIFVVIERGEGIETLRKEGIEVTTLVRIDVDEHGVHILED; this is translated from the coding sequence ATGCTAGAGATATTACAAAATTCATTCAAAGGCATTCCCATAGTGAAAAGGGGAGATTATAGTTATTTTATCCATCCTATCTCTGATGGAGTTCCTGCACTTGAACCGGAACTTCTAGAAGAGATAGCTGAGTTCATTATGGAAAGAGCGGATCTGGATGTGGACAGAATACTAACCATTGAAGCTATGGGCATTCCGCTGGCTACCACCGTCTCTTTGATGACCGATATACCTTTTGCTATTGTCCGTAAAAGGAAGTACGAATTGGATGGAGAGGTGCTCCTTTCTCAGAATACTGGTTATTCTAAAGGTGAACTGTACATTAATGGAATAAAAAAAGGTGACAGAGTACTCATTATTGATGACGTGATCAGTACAGGCGGTACTTTGTTGGCGCTGGTAAAGGCACTGAAGAATATTGGAGCCATAATTGCAGGTATCTTTGTTGTCATTGAACGCGGAGAAGGGATTGAAACTCTTCGAAAAGAAGGCATAGAAGTGACAACACTTGTGCGCATAGATGTAGATGAGCATGGTGTGCATATACTGGAGGACTAG
- the cofD gene encoding 2-phospho-L-lactate transferase encodes MLILSGGTGTPKLLEGLRSILPEEEITVVVNTAEDMWISGNLVTPDIDTVLYLFSGKLDIAKWWGIKNDTFMTYGALRSLGYNETMMLGDQDRATNIMRSDLLRAGYSLTEATLELARAFGIRSKILPMSDDPVKTMVTTPAGKMHFQEFWIKEHGKPEVIEVVQEDIEKATISPAVLEALEKEEYVLIGPSNPITSIGPILALKRMREILRKKTVIAVSPIIGKEPVSGPAGKLMAARGLEVSSAGVVDCYGDILDIMILDERDTYGISALKDAACKILIADTLMKNVEKGTALARFVIDTLDY; translated from the coding sequence ATGCTCATACTTTCCGGTGGGACCGGAACTCCCAAGCTCCTTGAAGGACTGAGGAGCATATTACCTGAAGAGGAAATCACTGTTGTTGTGAATACTGCAGAGGACATGTGGATATCAGGAAACCTCGTAACACCGGACATAGATACAGTTCTATACCTATTTTCCGGAAAACTTGATATTGCTAAGTGGTGGGGTATTAAAAATGATACTTTCATGACCTATGGGGCCCTCAGATCCCTAGGATATAACGAAACCATGATGCTTGGCGACCAGGACCGTGCTACAAATATCATGCGTTCTGACCTTTTAAGAGCAGGTTATTCTCTCACAGAAGCAACACTGGAACTTGCAAGAGCTTTTGGCATACGCTCAAAGATACTACCCATGTCAGATGACCCTGTGAAGACGATGGTGACAACACCTGCTGGGAAAATGCATTTCCAGGAATTCTGGATAAAGGAGCATGGTAAACCTGAAGTTATAGAAGTGGTTCAGGAAGACATAGAAAAAGCTACCATTTCACCTGCTGTCCTTGAAGCACTGGAAAAGGAAGAATATGTGCTTATAGGACCCAGTAACCCCATCACAAGCATCGGACCTATACTTGCCCTGAAACGGATGAGAGAAATATTGAGAAAGAAAACTGTTATCGCAGTAAGCCCTATTATTGGAAAGGAACCAGTAAGCGGCCCTGCAGGAAAGTTGATGGCTGCAAGAGGTTTAGAGGTATCCTCTGCCGGTGTTGTCGATTGTTACGGAGATATCCTCGACATAATGATATTGGATGAAAGGGATACTTACGGCATATCTGCTCTCAAGGATGCTGCATGCAAAATACTTATTGCAGATACGCTGATGAAAAATGTGGAGAAAGGTACGGCTCTTGCCAGATTTGTGATAGATACTTTAGACTATTGA
- a CDS encoding HD domain-containing protein, giving the protein MNVVRDPIHGYIELDELTLSLIDTPPMQRLRRIRQLGLSNLVYPGANHTRFEHSLGVMHLATTLTRQIDSVSQQEKDELRAAALLHDIGHGPLSHVSESFITQYTRQKHEDILHLLRKGEIAEILEKHDLNPTIIQNHIKGETDLGKILSSEIDVDRMDYLVRDSYYTGVAFGLVDHVRLIHEMHFYEDKLVVGSGGVKAAESLLVSRFLMHPSVYYHHVSRIAETMCIRAIEELIHNNAINPTELRQMDDAHLLHIMRSSDGYARDLTQRLDERRLYKRALYVGFEEVTEGVLKHRGNIRRIEAEIASMAGIEPTDVLIDIPRSPEIPELKALVKLNGKMVRLDEASYIVATLEQAHWDNWKMGVYTPKEFREKVGKAAKEFFEVKKTTKQFRLTEL; this is encoded by the coding sequence ATGAATGTTGTTCGTGATCCTATTCACGGTTACATCGAACTCGATGAGCTTACGCTTTCTCTTATAGATACCCCTCCTATGCAGCGCCTGCGCAGAATAAGACAACTTGGGCTTTCAAACCTTGTGTATCCAGGTGCCAACCATACGCGTTTTGAGCATTCTCTGGGTGTAATGCATCTTGCGACCACTCTGACAAGGCAGATAGACTCAGTCTCCCAACAGGAGAAGGATGAACTAAGAGCTGCAGCCCTGCTACATGACATAGGGCATGGTCCCCTCTCTCATGTATCTGAGAGCTTTATAACGCAGTATACGCGCCAGAAACATGAAGATATACTTCACTTGCTGCGCAAGGGCGAGATTGCTGAAATATTGGAAAAACATGATCTAAATCCTACTATCATCCAGAATCATATCAAAGGCGAGACAGATTTGGGAAAGATCCTGAGCAGTGAGATCGATGTTGATCGTATGGATTATCTGGTAAGGGATTCATATTATACCGGGGTTGCATTCGGGTTGGTGGATCATGTGAGGCTGATTCATGAGATGCATTTCTATGAAGATAAGCTGGTAGTAGGTTCAGGCGGCGTAAAAGCTGCGGAATCTTTGCTTGTTTCCAGATTTCTCATGCATCCATCTGTTTACTATCATCATGTTTCACGTATAGCGGAAACAATGTGCATTCGGGCTATTGAGGAACTTATTCATAATAATGCGATCAATCCTACGGAACTGCGGCAGATGGATGATGCGCATCTATTACATATAATGCGTTCAAGTGATGGATATGCTCGTGACCTTACGCAACGCCTTGATGAACGCAGACTTTACAAGAGAGCTTTATATGTAGGTTTCGAGGAGGTTACAGAAGGCGTTTTGAAACACAGGGGCAACATACGCAGGATAGAGGCTGAAATAGCATCTATGGCTGGTATTGAACCCACAGATGTGCTCATAGATATACCTCGTTCTCCGGAGATCCCTGAACTTAAGGCACTTGTGAAGCTCAACGGCAAGATGGTAAGACTGGACGAGGCTTCTTATATAGTGGCTACTCTTGAGCAGGCTCACTGGGATAACTGGAAGATGGGTGTTTACACGCCAAAGGAGTTCCGTGAGAAAGTGGGGAAAGCTGCAAAGGAGTTCTTTGAGGTTAAGAAGACCACAAAGCAGTTCAGGCTCACGGAGCTGTGA